The nucleotide sequence GCCAGCCTGTCGCCCAAGGCGGCACCGAAGGAAGTGGCCGACGCGGTCGAGCATGTGGTCGCCGAGCTGAACAACGGGCACCTGCGCGTGGCCACGCGCCAGGGCGTGGGCCAGTGGACGGTGCACCAGTGGATCAAGAAGGCGGTGCTGCTGTCCTTCCGCCTGAAAGACAATGCCCTGATGAAGGCCGGCGAGCTGGCCTTCTTCGACAAGGTGCCCACCAAGTTCGCCCACCTCACGCCCGAGGAGCTGGCCGCCACCGGCGTGCGCGTGGTGCCGCCGGCCGTGGCGCGCCGCGGCAGCTTCATCGCCAAGGGCGCCATCCTGATGCCCAGCTACGTCAACATCGGTGCCTACGTGGACGAGGGCAGCATGGTGGACACCTGGGCCACCGTGGGCAGCTGCGCCCAGGTCGGCAGGAACGTGCACCTGTCCGGCGGCGTGGGGCTGGGCGGCGTGCTGGAGCCGCTGCAGGCCAACCCGACCATCATCGAGGACAACTGCTTCATCGGCGCGCGCTCGGAGATCGTCGAGGGCGTGATCGTCGAGGAGAACTCGGTCGTCTCCATGGGCGTGTACATCGGCCAGAGCACGCCCATCTACGACCGCGCCACCGGCGAGACCAGCTACGGCCGCGTGCCCGCCGGCTCGGTGGTGATCTCCGGCAGCCTGCCCAAGGACGGCGGCAAGTACAGCCTGTACGCCGCCATCATCGTCAAGCGGGTCGACGCGCAGACGCGGGCCAAGACCAGCCTGAACGACCTGCTGCGCCCTTAAAGTAAAGAACACCAGCCGCACGCCCTGAGGAGGGACCCATGAGCACGATGGAGCGCATCCTGCGCCTGATGGCCGAGAAGAAGGCTTCCGACGTCTACCTGTCGGCGCAGGCACCGGCCATGATCAAGATCAACGGCCAGTGCGTGCCGATCAACAACCAGCTGCTGCCGGCCGACGCGCCCAAGGCCCTGCTGGCCGAGGTGCTGCCGGCCGACCGCATCATGGAGCTGGAGCAGAGCGGCGAGCTGAACATGGCGCATGCGATCGAGGGCGCGGGCAACTTCCGCTTCTCGGCCATGCGCCAGCGCGGCACCTACGCGGCCGTCGTCCGCTACATCGCCACCGAGATCCCGGCGCTGGAGACGCTGTCCGTGCCCATGATCCTGGGCGAGCTGATCATGGAAAAGCGCGGCCTGCTGCTGATGGTGGGCGCCACCG is from Ramlibacter tataouinensis TTB310 and encodes:
- the dapD gene encoding 2,3,4,5-tetrahydropyridine-2,6-dicarboxylate N-succinyltransferase; protein product: MTQQLQQIIDNAWDNRASLSPKAAPKEVADAVEHVVAELNNGHLRVATRQGVGQWTVHQWIKKAVLLSFRLKDNALMKAGELAFFDKVPTKFAHLTPEELAATGVRVVPPAVARRGSFIAKGAILMPSYVNIGAYVDEGSMVDTWATVGSCAQVGRNVHLSGGVGLGGVLEPLQANPTIIEDNCFIGARSEIVEGVIVEENSVVSMGVYIGQSTPIYDRATGETSYGRVPAGSVVISGSLPKDGGKYSLYAAIIVKRVDAQTRAKTSLNDLLRP